Proteins encoded together in one Microbacterium sp. zg-Y625 window:
- a CDS encoding GreA/GreB family elongation factor, translating into MSNEQETVWMTAAALAALQSELDELSRRAEGDADQARQVELRSLIRRAEVGTKPDDGLVEPGMTVTVRFTRDGSEETFLLGSRELVKQGGQVDLDVYSPSSPLGTAITGRYVGDTVSFAAPNGSTLEVAVVSAVPFA; encoded by the coding sequence ATGTCGAACGAGCAGGAAACCGTGTGGATGACCGCGGCGGCGCTCGCCGCGCTGCAGAGCGAGCTGGATGAACTGAGCCGGCGGGCCGAGGGTGACGCCGACCAGGCGCGCCAGGTCGAGCTGCGCAGCCTGATCCGCCGCGCCGAGGTCGGCACGAAGCCCGACGACGGACTCGTCGAGCCCGGTATGACGGTGACGGTGCGCTTCACGCGCGACGGCTCGGAGGAGACGTTCCTGCTGGGCAGTCGTGAGCTGGTGAAGCAGGGCGGGCAGGTCGACCTCGACGTCTACTCCCCGTCGTCGCCGCTGGGAACGGCCATCACCGGCCGTTACGTCGGCGACACCGTCAGCTTCGCCGCGCCGAACGGCTCGACCCTCGAGGTCGCGGTCGTCTCGGCCGTTCCCTTCGCCTGA